One window from the genome of Glycine soja cultivar W05 chromosome 12, ASM419377v2, whole genome shotgun sequence encodes:
- the LOC114379135 gene encoding uncharacterized protein LOC114379135 isoform X2 translates to MHETKWRDSGFKQFKFMDPTVSISSRKCPNSDPMKRRVMGDGLESISEASCRPEVIFQLQKRLQQQFVIRRALEKACYVPFSQDATIENSIPKAAKELIKEIGILELEVVYLEQYLLSLYRKRFDQQISTLSTKERRLELASDTKQGTSAVPGNDAISDKEISVVHCSNVISPRNSSGFKLKEFNNQLEAETGLDSSIHRCHSALSQRTTCSIEASPGNIETKAAIDSYHSLPLSMLEQAQCAKSSSTSLAEHLGSSYVDNVPETPNWLSEEMIKCISAIYCELTEPTSLGHKNASSPISFPSSGNELSSQSQGSKWGSQWKKHSSFNLNSTNPFHVRGSKEFSGTYCSMIRIQQLCTDSQKLKEIEYMLRRFRSLVSRLEDVNPRNMKHEEKLAFWINVHNSLAMHALLIYGISANNVKRMSSVLKAAYNIGGHTISVDLIQNFILGCRLPRPGQWLRLWFPSMTKPKVRDARKGYAIHRPEPLLLFALCSGSHSDPAVRLYTSKRVFEELQCAKEEYIQSTITISKEQKIVLPKMVDSFAKTSGLGASDLMEMVKPYLPDSQRKSIQEFQSKTSWKSIELTPHNFTFHYLISTELAW, encoded by the exons ATTTTTCAGCTTCAAAAACGGTTACAGCAACAATTTGTGATACGACGTGCATTAGAGAAAGCATGTTATGTGCCTTTTTCACAGGATGCTACAATAGAAAATTCAATACCCAAG GCTGCAAAGGAACTGATTAAGGAAATTGGAATATTAGAATTAGAAGTTGTGTATTTGGAACAATACTTACTCTCTTTGTATCGGAAAAGATTTGATCAACAAATTTCAACTCTATCAACCAAGGAAAGAAGATTGGAATTAGCTTCAGACACTAAACAAGGAACATCTGCAGTGCCTGGCAATGATGCTATCTCTGACAAAGAAATTTCAGTTGTGCACTGTAGTAATGTCATTTCACCCAGAAATTCATCTGGGTTTAAGCTTAAGGAATTCAATAACCAGTTGGAAGCCGAAACTGGTTTAGACTCTAGTATTCATCGATGTCACTCTGCACTATCTCAACGAACAACATGCTCAATTGAAGCATCTCCTGGGAACATTGAGACTAAAGCTGCGATTGACTCTTACCATTCTCTACCATTATCCATGTTAGAG CAAGCTCAGTGTGCTAAATCCAGTTCAACCAGCCTGGCAGAGCATCTTGGGAGTAGCTATGTTGATAATGTTCCAGAAACACCAAATTGGCTTTCTGAGGAGATGATTAAGTGTATATCAGCTATATATTGTGAACTTACAGAGCCTACTTCACTTGGTCATAAAAATGCTTCATCCCCTATTTCATTCCCATCTTCTGGTAACGAGTTATCTTCACAGAGTCAGGGTAGTAAGTGGGGATCACAATGGAAGAAGCATTCATCCTTCAATTTAAACTCCACTAACCCTTTCCATGTCAGAGGGTCCAAAGAATTTAGTGGAACTTATTGCTCAATGATAAGGATACAACAATTATGCACAGATagccagaaattaaaagaaattgagTACATGCTACGAAGATTTAG GTCACTTGTTTCTCGGCTGGAAGATGTTAATCCTAGAAATATGAAGCATGAAGAAAAGCTTGCCTTTTGGATTAACGTGCACAATTCCTTGGCAATGCAT GCCTTATTAATTTATGGAATTTCAGCCAACAATGTTAAAAGAATGTCTTCGGTACTGAAG GCCGCATATAACATTGGGGGACATACTATAAGTGTAGACCTGATACAGAACTTCATTCTGGGATGCAGATTGCCTCGCCCAGGACAG tgGTTGCGGTTGTGGTTTCCTTCAATGACAAAACCAAAGGTTAGAGATGCAAGAAAAGGATATGCCATACATCGTCCAGAGCCTTTATTACTATTTGCTCTTTGCTCAGGAAGCCATTCTGATCCTGCG GTACGTTTGTACACATCCAAGCGAGTCTTTGAGGAGCTACAATGTGCCAAGGAGGAATACATTCAGTCTACCATCACCATAAGCAAGGAACAGAAAATAGTTCTTCCAAAGATGGTTGATTCCTTTGCAAAAACTTCAGGTCTAGGAGCATCTGATTTGATGGAGATGGTTAAGCCTTATCTACCCGATTCTCAAAGGAAGAGCATTCAAGAGTTTCAATCAAAGACAAGCTGGAAAAGCATTGAATTAACCCCTCATAACTTCACTTTCCATTACTTGATTTCAACGGAACTAGCTTGGTAA
- the LOC114379135 gene encoding uncharacterized protein LOC114379135 isoform X3: MKRRVMGDGLESISEASCRPEVELGELKQNIESKKRQYHNMDLQSSLTQEIFQLQKRLQQQFVIRRALEKACYVPFSQDATIENSIPKAAKELIKEIGILELEVVYLEQYLLSLYRKRFDQQISTLSTKERRLELASDTKQGTSAVPGNDAISDKEISVVHCSNVISPRNSSGFKLKEFNNQLEAETGLDSSIHRCHSALSQRTTCSIEASPGNIETKAAIDSYHSLPLSMLEQAQCAKSSSTSLAEHLGSSYVDNVPETPNWLSEEMIKCISAIYCELTEPTSLGHKNASSPISFPSSGNELSSQSQGSKWGSQWKKHSSFNLNSTNPFHVRGSKEFSGTYCSMIRIQQLCTDSQKLKEIEYMLRRFRSLVSRLEDVNPRNMKHEEKLAFWINVHNSLAMHALLIYGISANNVKRMSSVLKAAYNIGGHTISVDLIQNFILGCRLPRPGQWLRLWFPSMTKPKVRDARKGYAIHRPEPLLLFALCSGSHSDPAVRLYTSKRVFEELQCAKEEYIQSTITISKEQKIVLPKMVDSFAKTSGLGASDLMEMVKPYLPDSQRKSIQEFQSKTSWKSIELTPHNFTFHYLISTELAW, translated from the exons ATTTTTCAGCTTCAAAAACGGTTACAGCAACAATTTGTGATACGACGTGCATTAGAGAAAGCATGTTATGTGCCTTTTTCACAGGATGCTACAATAGAAAATTCAATACCCAAG GCTGCAAAGGAACTGATTAAGGAAATTGGAATATTAGAATTAGAAGTTGTGTATTTGGAACAATACTTACTCTCTTTGTATCGGAAAAGATTTGATCAACAAATTTCAACTCTATCAACCAAGGAAAGAAGATTGGAATTAGCTTCAGACACTAAACAAGGAACATCTGCAGTGCCTGGCAATGATGCTATCTCTGACAAAGAAATTTCAGTTGTGCACTGTAGTAATGTCATTTCACCCAGAAATTCATCTGGGTTTAAGCTTAAGGAATTCAATAACCAGTTGGAAGCCGAAACTGGTTTAGACTCTAGTATTCATCGATGTCACTCTGCACTATCTCAACGAACAACATGCTCAATTGAAGCATCTCCTGGGAACATTGAGACTAAAGCTGCGATTGACTCTTACCATTCTCTACCATTATCCATGTTAGAG CAAGCTCAGTGTGCTAAATCCAGTTCAACCAGCCTGGCAGAGCATCTTGGGAGTAGCTATGTTGATAATGTTCCAGAAACACCAAATTGGCTTTCTGAGGAGATGATTAAGTGTATATCAGCTATATATTGTGAACTTACAGAGCCTACTTCACTTGGTCATAAAAATGCTTCATCCCCTATTTCATTCCCATCTTCTGGTAACGAGTTATCTTCACAGAGTCAGGGTAGTAAGTGGGGATCACAATGGAAGAAGCATTCATCCTTCAATTTAAACTCCACTAACCCTTTCCATGTCAGAGGGTCCAAAGAATTTAGTGGAACTTATTGCTCAATGATAAGGATACAACAATTATGCACAGATagccagaaattaaaagaaattgagTACATGCTACGAAGATTTAG GTCACTTGTTTCTCGGCTGGAAGATGTTAATCCTAGAAATATGAAGCATGAAGAAAAGCTTGCCTTTTGGATTAACGTGCACAATTCCTTGGCAATGCAT GCCTTATTAATTTATGGAATTTCAGCCAACAATGTTAAAAGAATGTCTTCGGTACTGAAG GCCGCATATAACATTGGGGGACATACTATAAGTGTAGACCTGATACAGAACTTCATTCTGGGATGCAGATTGCCTCGCCCAGGACAG tgGTTGCGGTTGTGGTTTCCTTCAATGACAAAACCAAAGGTTAGAGATGCAAGAAAAGGATATGCCATACATCGTCCAGAGCCTTTATTACTATTTGCTCTTTGCTCAGGAAGCCATTCTGATCCTGCG GTACGTTTGTACACATCCAAGCGAGTCTTTGAGGAGCTACAATGTGCCAAGGAGGAATACATTCAGTCTACCATCACCATAAGCAAGGAACAGAAAATAGTTCTTCCAAAGATGGTTGATTCCTTTGCAAAAACTTCAGGTCTAGGAGCATCTGATTTGATGGAGATGGTTAAGCCTTATCTACCCGATTCTCAAAGGAAGAGCATTCAAGAGTTTCAATCAAAGACAAGCTGGAAAAGCATTGAATTAACCCCTCATAACTTCACTTTCCATTACTTGATTTCAACGGAACTAGCTTGGTAA